The DNA sequence AGCACTGGATTGACGTAATCAACAGTTAAGTTAACCTTCTTGAGTCTCTCAAGTAATATCTGCCTTGAATAAGAGTTTATAGGCTCGCTTAAGATCCCTATCGCTAAGGAGGACTTCGTGCTTAATGGATCATAGTAGTAGAGTATGTGGGAGCTCTTACCCTCGCTCAGGTTCCTATGGAAACCCTCGGGTATCTCAACCAGTAAATCTATTTCTCCATTAAGCACCATCTTTGTGTAATTATCAATTCTACAGTCGTTTTTCATGATTATGTTTGCCCTATCGGATGCCGATATGAGGTAATTAGTTATCTCGGTAGCCTGGTCATCGCAGATCAAGACCATCACCTTGGGTGGGACCGTTCTGGGGCTGAGCATAAGCAAGGGGAGCGATATGACTATGGGCATGAGGATCAGGGGCAATATTACAACATTTAGCATTGTTCTTCTATCCCTAAAAGACTCTAAGAGCTCCTTCCAAGCTACAACAATCCAGCCCTCTCTCGGGAGCCCGTAACCAGCCTGACCAAGCCCTCTAGTAAACTTAACAACACCTGAGGATCCTTTAAGAAACCTTCTCAACGACCTCACCCCTCACGAGCCTCAAGAATATCTCCTCAAACTCCCTCTCATCAGCTAGCTTCCCTAGCTCCTCCTTCCTACCAACGTATCTCATCCTTCCCTCGCTTATTATCCCCACATGGGTGCATAACCTCTCAGCTTCCCACATATTGTGGGTTGAGAGTATGACGGTCTTACCCGATCTGGCATAAGCTAGTATCATGTCCCTGATCTCCCTAGCGCTCATAACGTCCACTCCCAGGGTAGGCTCATCTAACACGAGTATAGGCGGCTCACTGAGGATCGCTCTGGCGAACGCCACCTTCTGTCTTTGCCCCTTTGAGAGCTTATCAGCAATTGTAAATCTCTTTTCCTTAAGCCCCAAAGTATCAAGAAGTTCATTTACTCTCCTCCTGAGCTCGTGAGGTTCCATCCCCCTCATCTTACCGAAGTATATCAAGTTCTCCTCAGCTGTTAGCCTAGGGTAGATCCCGGTGTCCTCAGGCATAACTCCCATCAGACCCCTCGCCGTCTTAGGTTCCCTCCACACATCTGTCCCCATGACTCTAACCTCACCACCGTCAGGTCTCAGCACTCCGTATATCATCCTCAACGTCGTGGTCTTTCCCGCACCGTTGGGTCCGAGTAGACCGAAAATAGAACCTTTCTCTACCTTAAAGGTGACACCGTCTACAGCTCTTAAGTCCCCGAAGTACTTCCTCAGGTCCAGCGCTTCCACGGCGAACATGGCTACCCAAGCCCGTGAGAATGCTGACTTTTTAAAGATGGATTCCGATCCGGAGGAGCAGCGGAACTCTAACAGAGGGATTAAGCCATCATGTACCCGTCAGGATATCTTGAGTGCATAATTGCAAGCAATTAATGTGCATCGAACGGGAGTAGCTTCGAAGACCTTCACCATTATATACTTCGCCCTCATGAACACGAGATGAGGTCGTCTAAGCTTTCAGCATCACTCCTAACGATGCTGCTCGCTGCACTTTCACTTACCCTAACTACCGCTGAGGCTCAGGTAGCTCTGTTAGGTGTTTCAGAGACAGAGGTCCTGGCTGGTGGAACCTTTTTCGCGTTTTATAACATCACTACGGTCAAAGATAAGCCCATAATCGAGTTTAAGCTTACTGTCATCGTTCCGAAGGGGTGGAGGCTAAGCCCTTACAGAGCCAGTGGGATAACCATGGAAGGGAAGGACATTGAAGTCTTATGGAACGGCAGCACAGCATTCTACAGGGGAGATGGGGCCTCCCTAGCTCAAGTCTCCTTCCTAGTTTGGGTGCCTCCGTATGAAAGCGGCGTGAGGAACCTGGAGGCCAGTGGTTACGTAGTGGTGAGGGAAGGAGGGGAGCTGAGGAAGTACAATGTGGTTGGTTCTAAGCGAGTGAACGTACATCAATGGGAACCCATGGTGTTCCTGAACTTGAGTAAGGTAGAGATAGTCCCCCCAGCTATCTTAAAAGCTTCCCTGAGGATCTTAACGGCACCGCCTCTCTATCCGGCTGACATGAGGAACGTTCTAATAAAAGTGGAGGACTCCGTAAAGGGAGTTGTTTACCAAGAGATGAGGGAATACTGGCCATATGGAACAGTGATGGATGCTCAGTTCCCGATAGAGGTACCTCAGAATGCTCCAGGAGGGGAGCAAAAGATCAGCGTGACCGTCGAGTACGAGGTGTTCTCGGAGAGATATTCGACAAGAGTCGACTATGCTTATAAAGTAGTCAAACCGTCTAAGATAATCGTAGAGAGAGTAAACGTTACCGAGGAAGCTCGCGTAGGCGAGCCCATCGAGGTGAGGGTAATCTTGATCAACCCATCCTCCTTCGAAGCAAAGGATGTCGAACTGCATGCCCAGTTAGGGGAGTATCACCAGTCGAGGAGGTTAGGGAACCTGGCTCCGGGAGCTTACCTCATCAGCAACTTGACGTTCAAAGTGAATAGTCCGGGGAGGTGGAACATCACCATTTGGGCTATTTGGACTCAAGAGTACCCTAAGGTCACTAACTCGACTGAGAGGAAGAGTTATAGTGTGATCGTCCGAGAAGAAACTCAGATTAACGCGATAATAGTGGCGATCTCACTAGTGGTGATCTCAGTTGCGGCAGTTAAGTACGCTCTTAAGGGAAGAGGAGTTAAGGAAACTGAGGGATGAAGCGGGTAAACTTGCTGAACTTCTGCCCCCGAGAAACCCTTGGGAGGAGTTCAGATTCTCCATAGATCAGTGCATCGGCATAGCCTACAAGAGCGGGAAGGTAGTGTACCACGAGGAGCTATCGCGATTCATCGAGGGTATCTTAATTGAGGATGATTGCATTGAAATAGGATCCGATGAGGCCGGTAAGGGGGAGGCCACTGGACCGATAGTGGTGGCTGCGGTAGCTCTAGACGGAAGAGGCAGGAAGCTGCTCAGAGCGAGGGGGCTCCTGGAATCAAAGTCTTTACCGAAGAAGAGGTTAAATGAGTTAGCGAGCTTGATCAGGGAGATCTCTATCTCCTACAGCATTAAGAGGATATCGCCCGATGAACTGAGGGAAGTCTGGAGGAGAGGGAACCTGAACGATCTACTCGCTCTCTGGCACCTCCGAGTGGTGGATGAGTTACTGAAGGTTACGAATGCCTGCAGGGTGATAGTTGACTCATTCGATGAGAAGAAGCTAAAGGAAGCTTTTTCTCAGATAGAGGGACCTCAGGTTGTTATAGAGAGTAACGCGGACCTGAGGTACTCGTCAGTAGCAGCAGCTAGTATACTGGCGAAGTTTGAATACCTGAAAGAAGGGTTCTCCGGAATAAAATGGGGAGGGCGCGATTAGGAGGGGGTAGGGCTCACTCAGGTGAGGGATGCTTGTACCCTATCCTCCTCAGGAACTCCATTCTCTCCCTAATTTCCTCCTTCCCCTCGACTCCTAGAGGTTTACCACCATCGATGACCCCGAGGATTCCCCTACCGTCCCCATATTCAGCTACTATGACTTTTAATGGATTTGATGTCGCTGCGTATACCGTGGCTATCTCAGGGAGCTGCCTCAACCTGGGCAGCACGTTTATGGGCCAAGCGTCCCTCATCACTATGACTAGGCTGTGACCAGCTCCTATCTTAAGCGCCCTCTCGACAGCTGCCTCAACGAGCTTCTCGTCGTTTCCAGCTTTCCTCACTAGCCTAGGTCCTGATGACTCACAGAAAGCTAAACCGAACTTTATGCAGGAACAGGAGTCGGCTAAGGCCTCATAGACATCCTCAACAGTTTTAATGAAGTGGGAGGTAGCTACGATTATGTTGCAACCCTCAGGAGGGGTAACGTCCACCACCTCAAGCTTGATCTCCATAGGGCCTCCCGCCTTCCTGTAGGCTTAGGCTTCCTTAAAAATAATTTAGCTGCGTTTGAGCCCGCCATTCGGGCACCGAAGTCCCTAAAGTCCCCTGCCACTTCAGGGCCGTATAAGGAGATACCTCATAGTTACAAGGGTGGTAAAATGATTAATAACTTTAAGAATTATCACCATTAAAGTAAAATTAATAAACAAATATCGCCTGGAACCAGGAGAGAGGATTATCTTAGGTGCTCTCGCTACCTCACCGATGTGGGATGTGGTCGTAATCGGGGCGGGACCCTCGGGCTCGACCTCAGCTTACCTCTCAGCTAAGAAGGGATACCGGACATTGATCCTAGACATGAGGGACCTCCCCAGACATAAAACATGCGGAGGAGGAGTTACTTGGAGAGCATACGAATTTCTAAAGAGCTTAGGAATCTCAGTTCATTCCTTCGAGGCCTATCATAAGGATGTGCTAATAAGGGGATTCGGAGAGGAGGTAAGGGTGAGCTCTGACTCAGGAGAGTTCGCTATTGCAACCGTAGAAAGGGAAAGGTTCGATAAAGAGCTCCTGGATGAGGCAGTATCTCAGGGAGCGGAGTTCAGGAGGTTGAGGATCACGAGGGTCGTTCAGAAGGAGGACAGGGTGGAGTTGAGTGGGACCGGAATTCAAGCCAGGTACGTGATAGGGGCTGAAGGTGCTTACTCACTTACGGCTAACTCATTGGGGATCAGGGGACGCTGGAGTGATGAGGACCTGATATTCGCTATCGAGGGGAGGGCCCCTCTTTACGATGAGCTGATGTTCATAGTAGATGCCTCACCCCTGGGCTATGGTTGGATCTTCCCCAAGGAGAGTGATTCCAACGCTGGGGTTGGCGGAATGGTCTCAAAATCGAGGGAGGTGATGGTGGCTTTCGAGAGGTTCTCCAAAGCTCATGGCGTTAGGAGGGTAGGCGCTTGGATCATACCAACGGGAGGTCATGGTCGGCCTATCGCTAGAGGGAGGGCCCTCCTAGTGGGGGATGCGGCAGGGTTAGCGGATCCGTTGACTGGTGAGGGATTATATTACGCTTTCAGGAGCGCTCACGAGTGCGTCACTTCCCTAGAGTCCGATGATCCAGCGATGTCCTATCACAGTAGGATGAGGGATGTGCTCGAGGAGCTCAGGTTGAAGAGGAGAGCCAGAGGGATAATAGTCCCTCGCATGGGTTTCTTCTTCAAGCTCTTCGCAGCTTACCCGGAGATAGCCAGGAGGTACATGCTGACCTCAATAGGTAAGCTGGACTTCAGGGAGTTCTGGAGGTGGGGGTTGCTCAGGATTCCGAGGGCCATGCTGAGGAGATCTCTGAGGCGATTTTAAAAGAAGCTCTCAAGAGATACCCGTCCCCTCAAGAACTTGGGCACCCTCATCATCCTCAGCAGGGTGCTGAGGTTTAGATCGAGCGACTTTCGGATGTAAATCAAGGCATCGGCCAGATCGGGAAACTTAAGGGGCTCAGATCTAAGGGCCTTTCTCATCCCCTCCCTCACCTGCCAAACGCCCACCGGTGCGTAGTACTCGGGACCTATCCTCCTCAGGGAGATAACTGCAGCCTGTCTCCTCATGTTAAATAGTTTCTCTAATACAGCTAGTCTCATAGCGTAGTGACCTCCGTCCATGTACTCGAGTCCGCTGCTGCCGGTTTCTAGGTTCATCAGTATCACGGGTTCCACGCTCCCCATGGTCCATATGCCCCTCGGCATCCACGCTTCAACGACCTCGAGCATATAAGGACCTGAAGCTATCAAGATCAGGTAATCGTTCCCCTCGTAGCTGCTCATAAAGAGAAGGGCTTCTCCTGAGTATATACCGAATCCGATAACCTCCCGTTTTAACTTATCCCCTATGATAGAATCGACCGCTGTTATCGCCCACTTCGTCGGAACTAGTCTCCTCCTGGCCCTCTCCCCTAAACCACCTAGGGAGAGGAGTTTGGATATGGCGTAAACGTCGATCCCCCTCCTGTAGGACTCCCAAGCGATGTCCGCTGTTTTGGCATCAGTATCGTGAAAAGCCCTCTCGAGAGCTAGAGGTATTTTTGGGTTCTCAGCTAACCTAATCCTCTCAAGAGGGGCTGAAGGGCCTAGCGGTGTGAGGATCCCATCGAAGGAGACCTTAGGTCTGGGGGGCTTGGCCAACTCCACACTCATGCTCACGGGGAGCTGACTCATCGCTGAGAACCTGATCTCCTCCAACCTAGGATCATCCACTCTCCTCACGTGGGACTTGAAGTAAGCGTAAACTTGAGAGGAGAACCTAGCTATCAAGTGGCTCAGGTCCCTCGATATCCAGAGGCGGGGATCCTCGGGCTCCATCTCCCTCGGAGAAATCGTGGGTCCGACGGCGATGCGGGGGTAACCCTTCTCCCCGACCAGGGAGGAAGGGGGCGTGAAGCCCTCAATTACCCTCCCCTCAGGTACAGTTGAACTGAACCTGAGCCTCTCAACTATAGGACACCTTCGGAGACCGCAGAGCAGTCTACTACCCTTGCACTTGACGCAGACATTGGCCTCTACCTTAGGGCACATCCTATCCCTTCAGGGAATCCTCCCCTAGGAGACCTCGCTTCAGCAGATAAACCTTCCCCTTACCCTCAACTCTATCCAAGATTCCCCTCTGACTCAAAACCCTTAATCTATCTGCTATAATCCTCCTAGAAGCCTTTCCTCTCAACTTCTTTACCTCAGAAGTTATCTCAGATATGTTCCTAGGTTCACCATCCGAGAGTACCCTCACTATCGCCCTATCCAGATCACTGGAGAGCAGGTAAGCCAACCTCTCCAAATTAGCTACTCTACCCAATACTGAGGCATATATATTTAGGAGGGATCTATATGTCTCAATAATCTTCTTATCCTCCTCGTATTTACTTATCCTAGACTCTAGCTTATCTAACTTATCCATCAGAATGAGGATCATTCTCTTGACTTCCTCGATCTCACCCAATTCAAGAACCTCCCTAATCCGGGTGAAGCGATATCAGCTAACTCCCGTGCGATCTGAGGGTCCACACCCGCTTTCCTGAGCTCATTCAATGCGGTCTTGTAAGCTCTGTAATATTTAAAAAGGAAGAAAAGAAACAGCAATAAAAGCTTGAGGAGAAATGGAATAAGATATATCACTCTTAAGGACACTCCGATCCAAGAAATGAGGTTCCTAAGGAACCTCATTCCTCTTCGCCCTCTTCATGCCCCTTCCCATACTCAGCAGTAATGCTCTTCAGCAGGCTGAGTGGGTTTACGAAGTGCTCCTTCATCAGCTCGATTATCAACGAGTCAGGCATTCCTTGGTCCTTAAGCTCTCTGTAAAATGATGCTATGGCCTTAGCCCTCTCCCTTGTCTTCTCAGGATCATAGATCATGTTTAAGAGTTCCTTCAGGGGATCCATGAGCCCTCTCACTAAGTTAGGAACTTCCTTACCCAGTACGGAGAGCACCTCCTTAAGTTCCTCCGCATCCCCCTTCCACTCGCCGCTCTCCTCCTCGACCACGCATACCACCGATGATCCCACAGCCCGCAGGGAATAAAAAGGGACTGATCACTTCTGAGCCTTAAGTGGACGCTTAAATCCCTCTTTATATTCCAAAGATAGGAGCATGCGTGAGGAGGGAGGGGGCTTTGCTTGAAATAGAGGTAGCTGTTGAGGCGAGGAACTTAACGAAGAGGTTCGGGAACTTCACAGCAGTCGATCATGTGAACTTGGAGATAAGGAGGGGTGAAAACTTTGGTCTACTCGGACCGAATGGTGCGGGGAAGACAACCACCATAAGGATGATAACTGGTACTATTCGGCCTACGGAAGGCTACGTTAAGGTCTTTGGGGTAGATGTCTCAAGAGAAAGGGAGAAGGTTCTCAGGAGGATGGGATACATGCCTCAAAGATTCAGCCTGTACGAGGATCTAACCGTTGAGGAGAACCTGAGGCTCTACGGGGCTCTTCAAGGTCTCTCAAGGGAGTATCTAAATCAAAGGGTCAGCGAATTAATGGAAAAGTTCCTCTTAAAGGACCTCAGGAGGAGGTTGGCTGGTAAGCTGAGCGGAGGGATGAAACAGAGACTGAGCTTAGCTGTGGCTCTGGTACATGACCCTGATCTGCTGATACTAGACGAGCCGACAGCTGGTGTAGATCCTCCTCTGAGGAGGAAGTTTTGGGAATACTTCAAGGAGCTCAACAAGGAGGGAAAGACCATACTGGTAACGACCCATTACATGGATGAAGCTGAGAACTGCGATAGGCTCGCTCTAATGGGAGGAGGGAGGGTCCTCACGGTGGGTACGCCTCATGAGATAAAGAGGGGAGCGATGGGTGGCGACTTAGTCGAGATTCAAGTCGATGGTATCCTCGATCTTAATGGGGTAACTGGCTTAAGGAGGGTCTTGGAAGATGACGGTGGAAGGTACCTGCTCGTGGTGGAGGACTCAAGCAGCTTCATCCCGGAGGTCCTGAGGAAAGCCGAAATATCTGGGGTCAAGGTGAAATCATTAACACCAGTATTCATTAGTCTG is a window from the Candidatus Korarchaeum sp. genome containing:
- a CDS encoding ABC transporter ATP-binding protein, giving the protein MFAVEALDLRKYFGDLRAVDGVTFKVEKGSIFGLLGPNGAGKTTTLRMIYGVLRPDGGEVRVMGTDVWREPKTARGLMGVMPEDTGIYPRLTAEENLIYFGKMRGMEPHELRRRVNELLDTLGLKEKRFTIADKLSKGQRQKVAFARAILSEPPILVLDEPTLGVDVMSAREIRDMILAYARSGKTVILSTHNMWEAERLCTHVGIISEGRMRYVGRKEELGKLADEREFEEIFLRLVRGEVVEKVS
- a CDS encoding adenosine-specific kinase → MEIKLEVVDVTPPEGCNIIVATSHFIKTVEDVYEALADSCSCIKFGLAFCESSGPRLVRKAGNDEKLVEAAVERALKIGAGHSLVIVMRDAWPINVLPRLRQLPEIATVYAATSNPLKVIVAEYGDGRGILGVIDGGKPLGVEGKEEIRERMEFLRRIGYKHPSPE
- a CDS encoding geranylgeranyl reductase family protein, with protein sequence MWDVVVIGAGPSGSTSAYLSAKKGYRTLILDMRDLPRHKTCGGGVTWRAYEFLKSLGISVHSFEAYHKDVLIRGFGEEVRVSSDSGEFAIATVERERFDKELLDEAVSQGAEFRRLRITRVVQKEDRVELSGTGIQARYVIGAEGAYSLTANSLGIRGRWSDEDLIFAIEGRAPLYDELMFIVDASPLGYGWIFPKESDSNAGVGGMVSKSREVMVAFERFSKAHGVRRVGAWIIPTGGHGRPIARGRALLVGDAAGLADPLTGEGLYYAFRSAHECVTSLESDDPAMSYHSRMRDVLEELRLKRRARGIIVPRMGFFFKLFAAYPEIARRYMLTSIGKLDFREFWRWGLLRIPRAMLRRSLRRF
- a CDS encoding ABC transporter ATP-binding protein, with product MRREGALLEIEVAVEARNLTKRFGNFTAVDHVNLEIRRGENFGLLGPNGAGKTTTIRMITGTIRPTEGYVKVFGVDVSREREKVLRRMGYMPQRFSLYEDLTVEENLRLYGALQGLSREYLNQRVSELMEKFLLKDLRRRLAGKLSGGMKQRLSLAVALVHDPDLLILDEPTAGVDPPLRRKFWEYFKELNKEGKTILVTTHYMDEAENCDRLALMGGGRVLTVGTPHEIKRGAMGGDLVEIQVDGILDLNGVTGLRRVLEDDGGRYLLVVEDSSSFIPEVLRKAEISGVKVKSLTPVFISLEEAFIKMMEGERD